From a single Photobacterium gaetbulicola Gung47 genomic region:
- a CDS encoding coproporphyrinogen III oxidase (COG0635), with the protein MLVPPPLSLYIHIPWCVQKCPYCDFNSHALKADIPELDYIDALIDDLDTDLAKYDLASQGRALHSIFIGGGTPSLISAPEIGRLLEAVKLRIPFSDDIEITMEANPGTVEAGRFNAYREVGVNRISIGIQSFQDDKLQRLGRIHGSREAITAAGLAQEAGLDSFNIDLMHGLPDQSIDDALSDLKQAIALEPPHLSWYQLTIEPNTLFYSKPPVLPDDDDLWEIFEQGHQMLAQAGYVQYEISGYSKPGRQCRHNLNYWRFGDYLGIGCGAHGKLSFADGTITRTVKVKHPRGYLNPAKPYLDQEIQVPASERPFEFFMNRFRLLEACPKHDYVERTGLPLSSIEGPINWALEQNYLEDKGDQWQITEHGKLFLNDLLAAFVDEENE; encoded by the coding sequence ATGCTAGTACCACCGCCACTGAGCCTGTATATCCACATCCCATGGTGTGTCCAGAAGTGCCCTTACTGCGACTTCAACTCCCATGCGCTGAAAGCCGATATCCCCGAGCTCGACTACATAGATGCGCTTATCGACGATCTCGATACCGACTTGGCCAAATACGATTTGGCGAGCCAGGGCCGAGCGCTGCATTCCATCTTCATCGGTGGTGGTACCCCGAGCCTGATCTCCGCCCCGGAGATCGGCCGCTTGCTCGAAGCCGTCAAACTGCGGATCCCGTTCAGCGACGATATTGAAATCACCATGGAAGCCAATCCGGGCACCGTCGAGGCCGGCCGCTTTAATGCCTACCGCGAAGTTGGCGTCAACCGCATTTCGATCGGCATCCAGAGCTTCCAGGACGACAAACTCCAGCGCCTCGGCCGCATCCATGGCAGCCGCGAGGCGATCACTGCCGCGGGGCTGGCCCAAGAAGCCGGACTCGACAGCTTCAATATCGACCTGATGCATGGCCTGCCGGATCAGAGCATCGACGATGCCCTGTCTGATCTAAAACAAGCGATAGCCCTGGAGCCACCGCACCTGTCATGGTACCAGCTCACTATCGAGCCCAATACCCTGTTCTACTCCAAGCCACCCGTACTGCCGGATGACGACGATCTGTGGGAGATCTTCGAACAGGGCCATCAAATGCTGGCTCAAGCAGGTTACGTCCAATACGAGATCTCCGGTTACAGCAAACCGGGCCGCCAGTGCCGCCATAACCTGAACTACTGGCGTTTCGGAGACTACCTCGGCATCGGTTGTGGTGCCCACGGCAAGCTGAGTTTTGCTGACGGTACCATTACCCGCACCGTCAAGGTCAAGCATCCACGCGGCTACCTCAACCCAGCCAAACCGTATCTTGATCAGGAAATTCAGGTACCGGCCAGCGAGCGCCCGTTCGAGTTCTTCATGAACCGATTCCGCCTGCTTGAGGCTTGTCCGAAACACGATTATGTCGAGCGTACCGGCCTACCGCTATCCAGCATTGAAGGGCCAATCAACTGGGCGCTTGAGCAAAATTACCTCGAAGACAAAGGCGATCAATGGCAGATCACCGAGCACGGCAAACTGTTCCTCAACGACCTGCTGGCAGCATTTGTCGACGAAGAGAATGAATAG
- a CDS encoding hypothetical protein (COG1872) has protein sequence MSQQAAYLDGDDLILRLYIQSKASRDQLVGLHGDEVKVAITAPPVDGKANAHLTKYLSKQFKVAKGQVDIEKGELGRHKQVRITAPKAIPEPIQALL, from the coding sequence ATGAGCCAACAGGCTGCCTACCTCGACGGTGACGATTTGATCCTGCGGCTCTATATCCAGTCCAAGGCCAGCCGCGACCAACTGGTTGGCCTGCATGGCGATGAAGTCAAAGTCGCGATCACCGCCCCGCCGGTAGATGGCAAAGCCAACGCCCACTTGACCAAGTACCTGTCCAAACAGTTCAAGGTCGCCAAGGGCCAGGTTGATATCGAAAAAGGAGAGCTGGGACGCCACAAACAAGTGCGTATCACCGCTCCCAAGGCAATACCCGAGCCGATCCAGGCTCTGCTGTAA
- a CDS encoding putative deoxyribonucleotide triphosphate pyrophosphatase (COG0127), whose product MSKLVLATGNQGKVKEMASLLADFGFDVVAQSDYNVSSVAETGTTFIENAIIKARHAAKETGLPAIADDSGLEVDYLKGAPGIYSARFAGEDASDEENLQKLLKEMEGVAEEQRTARFHCVLVMMRHENDPTPIVCHGSWEGKILTEAHGENGFGYDPVFWVPEDQCSSAELEPARKKQLSHRGKALAKLFAALKEA is encoded by the coding sequence ATGAGCAAATTAGTACTGGCCACTGGTAACCAGGGCAAAGTAAAAGAAATGGCTAGCCTACTGGCCGATTTTGGTTTCGATGTGGTCGCCCAGAGCGATTACAACGTTTCTTCGGTAGCCGAGACCGGTACCACTTTCATCGAAAACGCCATTATCAAAGCCCGTCACGCCGCCAAGGAAACCGGCCTACCTGCAATTGCTGATGATTCGGGCCTTGAAGTGGATTACCTCAAAGGCGCACCGGGGATCTACTCCGCCCGTTTTGCCGGCGAAGATGCATCTGATGAAGAAAACCTGCAGAAGCTGCTAAAAGAGATGGAAGGTGTTGCGGAAGAGCAGCGTACTGCCCGTTTCCATTGCGTGCTGGTGATGATGCGCCACGAGAACGATCCGACCCCGATCGTTTGCCACGGCAGCTGGGAAGGCAAGATCCTGACCGAGGCCCATGGTGAAAACGGGTTTGGCTACGATCCGGTTTTCTGGGTCCCTGAAGATCAGTGCTCTTCTGCCGAGCTTGAGCCGGCCCGCAAGAAACAACTGTCACACCGCGGCAAGGCCCTTGCCAAGCTGTTTGCTGCCCTGAAGGAAGCATAA
- a CDS encoding tRNA (guanine-N(7)-)-methyltransferase (COG0220) — protein MPFRFFFVWIVSMSEVSKKSGEVTLNEFTEDGKLVRKVRSFVRREGRLTKGQEAAMENNWPAMGIDFAQQMLDWKEVFNNENPVTLEIGFGMGASLVEMAKNAPEKNFIGIEVHSPGVGACLMGAEEAGLTNLRVMCHDGVEVFEHMIPDGSLDCVQLFFPDPWHKARHHKRRIVQPAFAEMLRKKLKIGGIFHMATDWENYAEHMVEVMDAAPGYRNTATEGPYIPRPEDRPLTKFEARGHRLGHGVWDMKYERTE, from the coding sequence AACGAATTTACCGAAGACGGCAAACTGGTACGCAAGGTACGAAGCTTTGTTCGTCGTGAAGGTCGTTTGACCAAGGGCCAGGAAGCGGCCATGGAAAATAACTGGCCAGCAATGGGTATCGACTTCGCTCAGCAGATGCTGGACTGGAAAGAAGTGTTCAACAACGAAAACCCGGTAACGCTGGAAATCGGCTTTGGTATGGGTGCCTCGTTGGTTGAGATGGCCAAAAATGCGCCGGAGAAGAACTTCATCGGTATCGAAGTACACAGCCCAGGTGTCGGCGCTTGTTTGATGGGCGCAGAAGAAGCGGGCCTGACTAACCTGCGCGTCATGTGTCACGACGGTGTGGAAGTGTTCGAGCACATGATCCCGGACGGCAGCCTTGACTGTGTTCAGCTATTCTTCCCTGACCCATGGCACAAGGCTCGCCACCACAAGCGTCGTATCGTTCAGCCAGCCTTTGCAGAGATGCTGCGCAAGAAGCTGAAAATCGGTGGTATCTTCCACATGGCGACCGACTGGGAAAACTATGCCGAGCATATGGTCGAAGTGATGGATGCCGCTCCGGGCTACCGCAACACGGCGACCGAAGGTCCTTATATCCCGCGTCCAGAGGATCGTCCGCTGACCAAGTTCGAAGCTCGTGGTCACCGTTTGGGCCACGGTGTATGGGACATGAAATACGAGCGCACTGAATAA
- a CDS encoding glutaminase (COG2066), giving the protein MKPTEQLLNDILDEVRPLIGKGKVADYIPALAEVPANKLGIAVCYNDGEIIQAGDSEEGFSIQSISKALSLTLAMTLYQPEEIWQRVGKEPSGHAFNSMIQLELENGIPRNPFINAGALVVSDLLHSRLSAPQYRMLELVRKLAQNPHICYDKVVAASEMQHSDRNASIAYLMRSFGNFDNEVMPVLTNYFSYCALKMSCVDLAKTFSYLANKGLPLGAKKTIITQTQCKQMNALLATCGLYDGAGEFAYRVGMPGKSGVGGGIIAIVPGEMTIAVWSPELDPSGNSLAGTAALELLAERIGRSIF; this is encoded by the coding sequence ATGAAACCAACAGAGCAGTTGCTAAATGATATTTTAGATGAAGTCAGACCGCTGATCGGTAAAGGAAAGGTGGCTGATTATATCCCGGCATTGGCGGAGGTTCCGGCCAACAAGCTGGGGATTGCTGTGTGTTATAACGATGGTGAAATTATCCAGGCTGGCGATAGCGAGGAAGGCTTCTCGATCCAGTCGATCTCCAAGGCACTGAGCCTGACGCTGGCGATGACCCTGTACCAGCCGGAAGAGATCTGGCAGCGAGTAGGCAAGGAGCCATCGGGCCATGCGTTCAACTCGATGATCCAGCTCGAGCTGGAGAACGGTATTCCGCGCAATCCATTTATCAATGCCGGTGCCCTGGTGGTCTCCGATCTGCTGCACAGCCGTCTGTCGGCCCCGCAGTACCGGATGCTGGAGCTGGTGCGTAAGCTCGCCCAAAACCCGCATATCTGCTATGACAAGGTCGTTGCTGCTTCCGAGATGCAGCACAGTGACCGCAATGCTTCGATTGCCTACCTGATGCGCTCGTTCGGTAACTTCGACAACGAAGTGATGCCGGTACTGACCAATTACTTCAGCTATTGCGCGCTGAAGATGAGCTGTGTTGATTTGGCTAAGACTTTCAGCTACTTGGCAAATAAAGGGCTTCCTTTGGGCGCAAAAAAAACAATTATCACCCAAACTCAGTGTAAGCAAATGAATGCACTGTTGGCGACCTGTGGCTTGTATGACGGTGCTGGAGAATTTGCCTATCGGGTTGGTATGCCGGGCAAGTCCGGGGTCGGCGGTGGGATCATTGCTATCGTTCCGGGTGAGATGACCATTGCGGTATGGTCGCCAGAGCTGGATCCTTCTGGAAACTCACTGGCTGGCACCGCCGCCCTTGAATTGCTGGCCGAGCGGATCGGCCGTTCAATCTTTTAA
- a CDS encoding hypothetical protein (COG1376), whose amino-acid sequence MLLRFCGFKIAVVGFALSFGVQANEAPVCQLEWHNNLSMQDGALNLELEGESFQIKPSGQLYFGVHKVRLSDDQSALLADYHRLMVDDLPYTLSHSQLIDQELCDRVAMRQAKESEIQSLIPALKRWQSVTLD is encoded by the coding sequence ATGTTGTTGCGTTTTTGTGGGTTCAAAATAGCCGTTGTCGGGTTCGCCTTGTCATTTGGCGTGCAGGCCAATGAAGCGCCGGTGTGCCAGCTGGAGTGGCACAATAACCTCAGTATGCAGGATGGCGCTCTCAACCTGGAGTTGGAGGGCGAGAGTTTCCAGATCAAACCCAGTGGCCAGCTCTATTTCGGAGTCCACAAGGTGAGGCTCAGTGACGATCAGTCGGCTCTGCTGGCAGACTACCATCGTCTGATGGTCGATGATCTACCGTATACCCTGTCGCATTCGCAGCTGATCGATCAGGAGCTGTGCGATCGGGTGGCGATGCGCCAAGCCAAGGAAAGCGAGATCCAATCCTTAATTCCCGCCCTCAAGCGCTGGCAGAGCGTAACGCTCGATTGA
- a CDS encoding pyrroline-5-carboxylate reductase (COG0345), giving the protein MEQRSIAFIGAGNMARSIIAGLVASGYAPDKITATAPSPARREPLARDYGIHTTDNNLSAASDADVIVLAVKPQLMEEVCRPLQILDFSGKLVISIAAGIGAERLNEMLATNLNLVRVMPNTPSLIGKGMSGLYASSALNPNDRQFAESLMQAVGEVCWVEQESGINSIIAAAGSAPAYFFLFMEAMQEEAIKQGFSTEQARKLVQQSALGAAEMVVANPDTDLATLRAQVTSKGGTTAEAIRTFNECQLSDTVAKAMRAAVSRAEEMEKLF; this is encoded by the coding sequence GGTAACATGGCCCGCTCTATCATCGCCGGCCTTGTGGCCAGCGGCTATGCGCCAGACAAAATCACCGCTACAGCACCAAGCCCAGCCCGTCGAGAGCCGCTGGCCCGTGATTACGGAATTCACACCACCGACAATAACCTGAGCGCCGCCTCGGATGCCGATGTCATTGTCCTGGCGGTGAAGCCTCAACTGATGGAAGAAGTCTGCCGCCCGCTGCAGATCCTCGACTTCTCCGGCAAACTGGTGATTTCCATTGCCGCCGGGATCGGTGCCGAGCGATTGAATGAGATGCTGGCCACCAACTTGAACCTGGTGCGCGTGATGCCCAATACCCCATCGCTGATCGGCAAGGGCATGAGCGGCCTTTATGCATCCAGCGCTCTTAACCCTAACGACCGCCAATTTGCTGAAAGCTTAATGCAGGCTGTCGGCGAGGTATGCTGGGTCGAGCAAGAGTCAGGCATAAACAGTATTATTGCAGCGGCAGGCAGTGCCCCTGCCTATTTCTTCCTGTTCATGGAAGCGATGCAGGAAGAAGCTATCAAACAAGGCTTTAGCACTGAGCAAGCCCGTAAGCTGGTGCAGCAGTCGGCGCTCGGTGCGGCGGAAATGGTAGTGGCCAATCCGGATACCGACTTGGCCACCCTGCGAGCCCAGGTGACATCAAAAGGTGGCACGACCGCCGAGGCAATCCGCACTTTCAACGAGTGCCAACTTAGTGATACCGTAGCAAAAGCAATGCGTGCTGCCGTTTCCCGCGCTGAAGAAATGGAAAAATTATTTTAA
- a CDS encoding integral membrane protein (COG0762), which translates to MNSIGFLVSTLFDLYIMVVLLRIWLQWARADFYNPFSQFIVKATQPVVGPLRRLIPSIGSLDVATLLFAYVLSMGKFVILQLVLGGGFMFTPEYFWIGALSLLKAAGGLLFWVLLLRAILSWVSQGRSPVEYVMHQLTEPMTAPIRRIIPAMGGLDLSVLVLFIGLQFANFLIGDFVGPIWYQL; encoded by the coding sequence ATGAACTCAATTGGTTTTCTAGTCAGTACCCTATTTGATCTCTACATTATGGTCGTGCTGCTGCGCATCTGGCTCCAGTGGGCGCGTGCCGATTTCTACAATCCGTTTTCACAGTTTATCGTCAAGGCAACCCAGCCGGTGGTTGGCCCACTGCGCCGCCTTATCCCGTCCATCGGTTCACTGGATGTAGCAACGCTGCTGTTCGCCTACGTCCTGAGCATGGGTAAATTTGTTATCTTGCAGCTGGTGTTGGGTGGTGGCTTCATGTTCACTCCGGAATACTTCTGGATTGGTGCCCTGTCGCTGCTTAAAGCTGCTGGCGGCCTGCTGTTCTGGGTACTGCTGCTTCGTGCGATCCTAAGCTGGGTCAGCCAGGGCCGCAGCCCGGTCGAATACGTGATGCACCAGCTAACCGAGCCGATGACAGCCCCAATCCGCCGTATTATTCCGGCAATGGGCGGCTTGGATCTGAGTGTATTGGTACTGTTTATCGGCCTGCAGTTCGCCAACTTCCTGATCGGTGATTTCGTGGGTCCAATCTGGTACCAACTATGA